TCAAGACGACCCCAATACTTCCATATCAGGGAGTCCGCGGGAATCGGGTGCTGAAACAGTTCTTTTCGCGACAAACTGTTATCACCAGTAAATTCTGTCACCCGAACATCTTCCGGAATCACGAGCTCTGGGTCGAACGTTGTCTGCATGATTTTCTTGAGCGCCCTGATACCCCGGACCGCCATGTGAACTCCTTGTATTGCAAATACGCGTTGCGTGGTTGACCTCAGCGCCGGCCGTTCACTCGCCCCGCCTCGGGTCGCTGAGGGACTATCTGCCTCACCTAACCACCGCTATGTCGACTGTGTCTTGGGTTTGCAGACAGTGCCGTCCTCGACGGCGGTCCCGGTTGCTGTGTGGGTAACCGATGCTTCCCCGACGGGCCTGCATCGCCCTCCAGGTCACCCCGCTGACGGAATCATCTGTCGGACAATGCATTCGCCTGGATGCGCCGGTTGCGTTTGCAGGTGCGTCAATAAAACGCTAGAGCCTCCGCGGTGATCCGCGAGAATCCTTGGCGGACAACGTCGTTGGTTCGGACGCAACCGATACTGCGCCGATCGGGGCTCCCCGCAGCGCGGCAGCGAACCGCCACGCTGGGTATACGCCCATTTTGCGGTTACGCTTTGACCGTGGCGGCTAAGAAATGCGGTGCCCCACCGAGTCGGCCGGACGGGTCGACGCGCCCGGACTGTAAAGCGGCGGTGCGGGCCGAGACCCGCGCCCGCAGCCAGCACTACGCCGACAGCAATGCCCGACGGGTGCGGGTGCTCAACATCAACGCCCTAATGGGCGTACTGGTGTGTTTCGTCTTCGCCATCCTCGGTTTCTGGTCGGGACCGGCGGCCTACACCATCCAGATCGTCAACGTCTGCACCGGCGTGATTTTCGCCTGCGTCCCATGGCTCAAGCGTTTCGGGGAATTGGTTGCGCCACTTACGTTTATCTTCACCGCCTACGCCGCGGTCGTCGTGACCTGCTGGCATGTGGGTACCGGCGGCGGGGTGCAGTACTACCTGGTGACCACCGCCAGCCTGGTGGTGTTGCAGCTCGGCATTGAACGGATCGGCCTTGCGGCATTACTGGCCACCCTCGGTGCCGCGCTCGTCATCACACTGCAGTTCCTTGTCCCCCGCTCCACCGGATTGGAACCGCCGTGGGCGATGACGATGAGCTTCGTGATCACCACCCTGTCGGCGTGCGCGATGGTGGTCGTGACCGTGTGGTACGCCATGCGCGACACCCAACGCGCCGAGGCCGGGATGGAAGCCGAGTACGAGCGCTCGGAGGCATTGTTGGCCAACATGTTGCCGGCCAGCGTCGCCGAACGACTCAAAGAACCAGAGCGCAATGTCATCGCTGACCGATACGACGAAGCCTCGGTTCTGTTCGCCGACATGGTCGGCTTCACCGAGCGCGCCAGCACCACCGCGCCGTGCGACCTGGTCAAGTTCCTGGACCGGCTCTACAGCGCGTTCGACGAGCTGGTCGACCGGCACGGCCTGGAGAAAATCAAGGTCAGCGGCGACTCGTACATGGTGGTCAGCGGAGTCCCGCGACCAAGGCCCGACCACGTACAGGCCCTGGCGGACTTCGCCCTCGACATGGTCGCGACGGCGGCCGAACTCAAGGACCCGCATGGCCTGTCGGTGCCATTGCGGATCGGCTTTGCGACCGGCCCGGTGGTGGCGGGCGTCGTGGGCTCGCGGCGCTTTTTCTACGACGTGTGGGGCGACGCCGTCAATGTCGCGGCTCGGATGGAGTCGACGGACTCCGTGGGACAGATCCAAGTCCCCGAGGATGTCTACGAGCGCCTGAAGGGCGAATTCGTGCTGCAGGAGCGCGGCCGCATTGAGGTCAAAGGCAAAGGCCTGATGCGGACCTGGTACCTCATCGGCCGGCGGCCGGCGCCTCGCGACGAGAGCGACCTGGCGATCGAGACACCGCGCACAACGCACGGCGCCACGGTCTAAAGTCCCTATCCGCCATACCTGGGGTATGCCACAGTGTGGCTATGCAGCCCGCTGAAGTTCCGAGCATGTTGCCGCACTTATGGAAGGCCACGCTGGCATCGGGAGCGATGACCCTAATCGTCGGCATCGTGGTGCTCGCGTGGCCGGGCATCTCGGTGCTCGCCGCGGCGATCGCGTTCGGGGTGTATCTGCTGATCACCGGGGTGGCGCAGGTCATGTTCGCATTCAGCCTGCAGGTGTCGGCGGGCGGACGCGTTCTGTTGTTCGTCAGCGGCGCGGCGTCATTGGTTCTGGCGGTGTTGGCGTTTCGCCACTTCGGCAACGCGGTCCTGCTACTGGCCATCTGGATCGGCATTGGGTTCATCTTCCGCGGGGTCGCGACGACTATTTCCGCGATCAGCGACGCGACGCTACCGGGGCGGGGGTGGTCGATCGTTCTCGGCGTGCTCACCCTGCTGGCCGGCCTCGTGGTGTTGGCGTCACCGTTCGCGTCGATCATCACGCTGGCGCTGGTGGTCGGTGTCTGGCTGGTCGTCATCGGCGTCTTGGAAGCCGTCGCCTCGTTCGGGATCCGGAAAGCCGCCAGACAACTCGAGCGTGGCGCCGACCCAGCCTAGCTACTACACTCCGTCGTAGACCCTGCAGCCATGGGAGATGACCGATGAATGTCGTCGACGTTTCGCGGTGGCAATTCGGTATCACTACCGTCTACCACTTCATCTTTGTGCCGCTGACGATCGGGCTGGCTCCCCTGATCGCGGTCATGCAAACGATTTGGGTGGCGACGGGAAACGCGGCCTGGTACCGGCTGACCAAGTTCTTCGGCAAGCTGTTCCTGATCAACTTCGCGATCGGGGTGGCGACGGGGATCGTGCAGGAATTTCAGTTCGGCATGAACTGGTCCCAATACTCGAAGTTCGTCGGCGATATCTTCGGCGCCCCGCTGGCCATGGAGGGCTTGGCCGCGTTCTTCTTCGAATCGACCTTCCTCGGCCTGTGGATCTTCGGCTGGAGCCGGCTGCCGCGGCTGGTGCATCTGGCCTGCATGTGGATCGTGGCGATCTCGGTCAACGTGTCCGCGTTCTTCATCATTTCGGCGAATTCGTTCATGCAGCACCCGGTGGGGGCGCATTACAACCCGTCGACGCGGCGCGCGGAGCTGGATAGCATCGGCGCGCTGCTCAGCAATAACACCGGGCGAGCAGCGTTTTCGCATGCCGTGACCGGCGCGCTGTTGACGGCGGGCACCTTCGTCGCCGCGGTCAGCGCCTGGTGGCTGGTCCGCGCGCACCGCAACGGCGACGTCGACCTCGGCCGCGTGTTCCGCCCGGCCGCCATCCTGGGATGTTGGGTGGCATTGCTGGCCACCGTCGGGCTGTTCTTCACCGGCGATCAACAGGGCAAGCTGATGTTCCAGCAGCAGCCGATGAAGATGGCGTCGGCAGAATCGTTGTGCGACACCGAAACCGATCCGGACTTCTCCATCCTGACGGTCGGCACCCACAACAACTGCGACAGCGTCACCCGTGTCATCGAGGTCCCCTACGTCTTGCCGTTCCTCGCGGAAAGCAAATTCAGCGGCGTGACACTGCAAGGCGTGCGCAATATCCAGCAGGACTACGAGCAGCGCTTCGGGCCAAACGACTACCGGCCCAACTTGTTCGTCACGTACTGGTCGTTTCGCATGATGATCGGGTTGATGGCCATCCCGGTCTTGTTCGCGCTCACCACGTTATGGCTGACACGGCGTGGACGCACCCCGGACAAACCGTGGTACTCCTGGTTCGCGCTGCTGACCATTCCCACGCCGTTCCTGGCCAACAGCGCCGGGTGGGTGTTCACCGAAATGGGCCGCCAGCCATGGATCGTCGCCCCCAACCCGACCGGCGACCAGCATGTCCGGTTGACCGTCAGCGCGGGAGTCTCCGATCACGCCGCCGGCATGGTCGTCACCTCGCTGGTGACGTTCACGTTGGTTTACGCGCTGCTGGCGGTCATCTGGTTCTTCCTGCTCAAGCGCTACGTCGTCGAGGGCCCGCTGGAGCACGACGCCGAACCCGCGCCGCCGAAAGCACCCGGTGACGACGAAGTTGCGCCGCTGTCGTTCGCTTACTGATCCGCAGATCAACCCGAAAGGAGCTCACCAATGCCATTGCAGGAGCTGTGGTTCGGTGTCATCGCGGTGTTGTTCCTCGGCTTTTTCATCCTCGAGGGCTTCGACTTCGGCGTCGGCATGCTGATGGAGCCGTTCGCGCGCTCGACCCGTTCGATCGCCGGCGGGGATCCGGAAATTCACCGGCGGACCGCGCTCAACACCATCGGCCCGGTGTGGGACGGCAACGAAGTCTGGCTGATCACCGCCGGCGCGGGGATGTTCGCGGCGTTTCCCGGCTGGTATGCCACCGTGTTCTCCACCCTGTACCTGCCGCTGTTAGCGATCCTGTTCGGCATGATCCTGCGTGCCGTCGCAATCGAATGGCGCGGCAAGATCGATGATCCCGGCTGGCGCACCCGGGCCGACATCGGCATCGCGGCCGGATCGTGGCTGCCCGCGGTGCTGTGGGGTGTCGCGTTCGCCGCGCTGGTCCGCGGCCTGCCGGTAGACGCCGCGGGGCACGTCCACCTCTCGATCGGCGATGTGCTCAACGCCTACACCCTGCTGGGCGGCTTGGCCACAGCCGGGTTGTTCCTGTTGTACGGCGCGGTATTCGTGATGTTGAAGACGTCCGGTGCGATTCGCGACGACGCGCACCGGTTCGCGGTGCGCCTGTCGCTGCCGGTGACGGGACTCGTTGCCGCTTTTGGCATTTGGACCCAGTTGGCGCACGGCAAGAACTGGACCTGGTTGGTGCTGGCGGTGGCCGTCGTCGCACAACTGGGCGCCGTCGCGCTGGTGTGGCGACGCGGCTCCGACGGCTGGGCATTCACCTGCACGGCGCTGGTCGTGGCGGCGGTGGTCATCCTGCTGTTCGGCGTGCTCTACCCCAATCTGGTGCCTTCGACGCTGAACCCGCAATGGAGCGTCACGATTTACAACGCGTCGTCGACGCCGTACACGCTCAAGATCATGACCTGGGTGACCGCGTTCTTGGCGCCGCTGACGGTTGTGTACCAGGCATGGACCTACTGGGTTTTCCGGCAACGCATTTCGACTGACCGGATCCCGCCACCGATCGGCCTGTCGAGGCGTCCGTCCTGAGTACGCGTAGCTCCCGGGCGCCCCTGGACCCGCGACTGTGGCGGGCGTCGGCCGCGTTGCGGCGCTACCTGGCCGCCACGGTGAGCTGCGGAGTGCTGATCTCCGCCTGCGCGATCGGCTCGGCAATCGTGTTGGCGCGCATCGTGGCGGGGGTCATCACCGAACCCTCGACCCGTCACCCGCACGCGTGGCTCGGCCCGCTGTCGATCCTGCTGGCGCTGTGGGTCATTCGCACGGTCGCGCACTGGCTGCAGGCCCGGCTGGGCCACCGCGGCGCCAGCGCGGTGATCGCCGATCTCAACAGCCAGGTCCTCGCCGCCGTCACCGGCCGCCAACCCGGCGAGCTCGCCGCGCAACGCGACGCGGCGACCGCGGTGGTCACCCGGGGCCTCGACGGCCTGCGACCGTATTTCACCAGCTATGTACCGACCTTGCTGCTGGCGGCGGTGCTGACTCCAGCAAGTGTGGCGGTGATCGCCTGCTTCGACCTGAAATCGACTGTGATCGTGGTGATCACGCTGCCCCTAATCCCGATCTTCATGGTCCTCATCGGGTTGGCGACCGCCGATCGATCGGCGGCGGCGCTGGCCGCGATGACAACCCTGCAGGGCCGGCTGCTGGACTTGATTGCCGGTGTACCCACCCTGCGTGCCCTGGGACGCGCCTCCGGCCCGGAGTGCCGCATCGGCGAACTGGCTGCGGCGCACCGACGCTCGGCGCTGGCGACGTTGCGTATCGCGTTCCTCTCGGCGCTGGTGCTCGAGCTGCTCGCCACGTTGGGGGTCGCGTTGATCGCGGTCGGTATTGGGCTGCGTCTGGTGTTCGGCGAGATGAGCCTCGCCACCGGATTGACGGTGCTGCTGCTGGCACCCGACGTGTATTGGCCGCTGCGCCGCATCGGAGTGGAATTTCATGCCGCGCAGGACGGCCGAACCGCGGCCGACGAGGCGTTCGCACTGATCGGCGCGCCCACGGCTACGTCGGGGCGCAGCCGCACGATCAGCGCTGCGGGCGCGCACATCCGGCTGCACAAACTCAGCGTGGCCGGGCGAGACGGCCGCGCACCGTGCGAGCTGACCGCGGTGCTCCCGCCAGCCCGGGTGACCGTGTTGACCGGAGGAAACGGCGCGGGCAAGACCACCACGCTGCAGGTCATCGCCGGGCTCACGGTCCCATCCAGCGGCCGCGTCACCGTGGACGGGATCGACGTCACCGAACTGGATCCCGCGCACTGGTGGCAACAGCTTTCCTGGCTGCCGCAACGCCCTGTGCTGGTCCCCGGCACCGTCGAGGACAACCTGCACCTGTTCGGTGAGCTGGACGATATCGAAAATGCCTGTGCCGCATCTGGGTTCGATGCGGTACTGCGGGAGCTTCCTGACGGCCTGAACACCGCGCTCGGCCGTGGCGGGGTGGGGCTGTCGCTGGGCGAGCGGCAGCGGCTGGGATTGGCCCGGGCGTTCGGGGCCGCCGCGCCGGTGCTGCTGCTCGACGAACCCACCGCGCACTTGGACGCCCGCACCGAAGGCCACGTGCTGCGGTCTATCGTCGAGCGAGCACGCGCCGGTGTTACGGTCGTGCTGGTCGGTCATCGGCAGTCGGTGGTCGCGATCGCCGACCAGGTCGTCGAGGTCATGTCAGAGGGGCGGGCGCGTTATGCGCCGGTCTGATCCGCTGCTGCTCGCGGTCGGCTTGCTGCGGCCCCGCCTCCCCCGCCTCCTGGCGGCGATCGCGCTGGGGGTGCTGTCGCTGGGCAGTGCGCTCGCGCTGGCCGGGGTGTCGGCGTGGCTGATCACGCGGGCCTGGCAGATGCCGCCCATCCTCGACCTGTCCGTCGCGGTCGTCGCGGTGCGGATGTTCGCGATCTCGCGCGGCGTGCTGCACTACTGCGAGCGACTGGCCACCCACGACACCGCGTTGCGCGCGGCCGGTGTTGCCCGCACGGAGATCTACCACCGACTGGCACACGGCTCGACCGCGGCGGCCGTCCGGCTGCACAGCGGCGAACTGGTGGCACGGGTCGGCGCCGACGTCGACGAACTGGCCAATGTCGTGGTACGCGCGCTCGTGCCGATCGGCGTCGCCGCGGTGCTGGGGGTCGCGGCGACCGCTACCGTCGCGATCATTTCGCCGGTGGCCGGCGCGGTGCTGGTGCTGTGTCTGCTCGGCACGGGCGTGGTGGCGCCCCGGCTGGCCGGCCAAGCCGCGGCGACGCAGGAAGAGGTTGCCCGTCAACATCGTTCCGAGCGCGACACGTCGGCAATGATCGCCCTCGAGCATGCCCCCGAGCTTCGGGTCGCCGGCGCCTTGCCCGCGGTCATCGCCGACGCCCACCGCCGTCAACTGCAATGGAGCGATGCCCTGGACTCGGCCGGGAAGCCGGCCGCACTGGCCGAGGCCATGCCGACCGCTGCCGTGGGGATCAGTGTGCTCGGTGCGGTCATCGCGGGCATCGGGTTGGCCCCGGCGGTCGCCCCCACCACGCTTGCGGTGCTGATGTTGTTGCCGCTGTCGGCGTTCGAAGCGATGACGCCGTTGCCGGCCGCCGCCATCCAGCTGACCCGCTCGCGCATTGCCGCGCGCCGTCTGCTCGACCTGACTCCCCGCGCCAGCACACCCGAGCCTGCAACGCCGGCACCAATACCGGCCGGCACAGCGCGGCTGTCCGCCGACGCGCACTGCGGTCATGCTCGTGGCGACGCTCAGCAGGTGACGCTCGACCTCGCACCCGGCGCGCGCCTGGTCGTCACGGGGCCCAGCGGCTCCGGCAAGACGACGCTGCTGATGACACTTGCCGGACTGCTGCCGCCGTTAGACGGTGCGGTGCGGTTGAACGGAATCGACATCGGCCGCTTCGACGCAGCGGTATTACCGTGCGCCATCGGCTTTTTCGCCGAGGACGCGCACATTTTTGCGACAACGGTGCGAGACAACCTGCTGGTCGCCCGGGGCGACTGCGACGACGACGAATTGGCGGCGGTCTTGCAGGCGGTCGGGCTCGGGGACTGGCTTGCCGATTTGCCCCAGGGGCTTTCGACGGTGCTGACGGGTGGTGCGCAGGCGGTCTCCGCCGGTCAGCGCCGACGGTTGCTGCTGGCCCGCGCAGTGCTCTCGCCGGCCCGTATCGTGCTGCTCGACGAGCCCACCGAGCATCTCGAAACCGCCGACGCTGAGCGGTTTTTGGCGACGCTACTCACCCCGGATGCGGGCCTGATGGCCGGGGACCGGACGGTGGTGATCGCTACTCATCACTTGCCCGCGGGCATGCGCTGCGCCGAACTGCGCGTCGGCTCGGCGATCGACGGCGCTACAAGTGACGCCGACGTGGCATGAATTCCAGCGAGAGCAAGACGACGATCAGCGGCAGCAACTGGGTCAGCGAGATCAGCGCGTAGCGGCGCCTATCCAGCGCGTGAAACTTTCGCACGTACCGGTACAGCGACTCGAGCGCGATCAATGGGTCGAGCAGGTGAATCAACCGGTAACAGATCCATTGCACGCGACCACGGTGTTCCTCGTCGAAAATCTCCGGAAACGCCGCGAATGACAACGATAGCCGTTGCGCGCCAGTCCTTTTACCGGTCACGATCATGTCGACGCTGAGCCGCTCGTCTATCCCGTTGGGCGCGCCGCGGCGACGCCACGGCACGTCGAGGCTGATGTCGCTGCCACCTCCGGCCGTCGCGTACCGGTGGAAGCCCTGGACGCGGCCGGCGGCGTCCCTGGCGATGATCAGATGTATGCCCGGGAATCGGCCTTCGAGCACGCCGTCGAGGTTCATGTGGAATCCACGATCGGCATGGGCGCCGCGCGCCGATGCCCGCACCACATCGGTCAATTCGGCCAGCAACGCGTCATCGAGTTCCTGCTCGGCCACGATTTCGGTAGTGATTCCCGCGTTGTGCGTGCGCTTGACCGCTTGGCGCAGATTGCGGAACTTGCGCCCCACCATGTCGAAGTTCGACACGTCCACCACGACGTCGCGACCGATCGGCACCGCCCACAGCCTCTGCTTGAGAATGATTGGGTCAGTCCATAATTCGAGCCGGTGCTCGCTGCAGCCCACCACTGCTATCCGCCAGCCACGGGTGCGGCACATCGCCGCGAAGTCGGCCACCAGCTGAGCGAATTGCGCCTGTTCGCCGATCGGGTCGCCGCCCACCACCGCGAACCCCATCCGTGTCCGGTAGGCGAGCGCGGCGGTGCCGGCGGCGTTGAAGAAGTAGCTCTTACCCGTCTGCATGGTGAACGGGGCCAGCGGGTCATCGGTGGTCGCGTCGATCAACGCCCATGCCCGCGGCAGGTCTTCGGGCCGTGGATGCGACGCCGTCGGCCACATCAACACCAGTCCCGATCCGGCGATCAGAACGTTTCCGAGCAGTCCGAAACCCAGCACATGTGAACCCAGCCCGCCGACGACGCACAGCGCGGCCAGCGCGGCGTGCAGGCTGGTCACCGGACGGCCTAGGAAGATACCCCGCGCGATCAAGGCCACCGCGGCGAGCACCGTCAACGACCAGTCCAGCCGGTCGGAGTAGTGCCACTGTGGCTGCACCCGGTGATGAGCAAGGATCGCGACCAACCAGCACGCCGCGCCCAACAGGGCGAATGCGCCGAGACAACGCGCGGCGAGCGAATCGACGTGCACCACAACACGTTCGCGCGCGCGTAGCTTTGGGAGGAGGTCGACTGACGAGCTTTTCACACTTCACCTCCCGATGGGCTGACAATCAGCGGCGCACTCTGCGCGCCACCTTTCCCACCGCATACCCGGCGGAGCCGAATCTACGCCCAAATATGAGCCAGCAGAATCGAAATCGGACCGGTGTCAAGTAACTATTCGATAACCGTTATTGCCCGGAACGGGGAAAGTATTTGAGCACACCCTCTTGCACGACGGTCGCGACGAGTTGCCCGGCGCCGTCGAAGAAGTGGCCGGTGCCCAATCCCCGTGAATCGGCGGCGACCGGCGATGATGTCGAATACAACACCCAGTCGTTAAAATCGACGGGGCGGTGAAACCACACGGAATGATTGGCCGAAGCCGCAAAAATGCGGTCGAAGCCCCACGACAGTCCATGGGTGGTGATCACCGAGTCCAGCACGGTGGTGTCTGACGAATACACCATGGTGGCGGTGTGCAGCACGGGGTCGTCGGGCACCGTACCCAATGCCTTGAGCCACACCCGGTTGTGCGGTAACCGCTCGCCCTTATCGCGCATCACCCATGCCGGGTCGTTGGTGTAACGCCATTCGATTGGCTGCAGGGCGTTGACGAAGTGCGGAACGGTTTCCTCGTAACCACGTAACAGCTCGCCGATCGGCGGCTGGGTGTGCGGCGGCGGCACCGCCGGGGGGTCGACGGCATGCTCGAGGCCGCGGCCGCCGGACATGTAGGAGATCATCGCAGTGGACAAGAGCACGCCGTCCTGTACAGCGTCGACCCGGCGGTTGGCAAAGCGCCGTTCGTCGCGCAGCCGCACCACGTGAAATTCGATGTCCTTGGCGGTGTCGCCACCGTTGACGAAGTGCACCGAGAGGGCGCTGGGCGGCAGATCGTCGCGGAGCAGGCTGCGGCTGGCGGCGACGAACGATTGCGCCATCAGCTGCCCGCCGAAGGTGCGCATCGGGTTCTTGCTGGGATGAGAACCGACGAACAGGTCGTCGCCCAGACGATTGAGGTCCAGCACCGCCAGCAGTTCTTCGAAATCCGATGCGCTCTCGGTATTCGGCTCTCGATCAGACTCCAAGCCGGCCGGCACGGGCTCTCCTTCGCGCTAGAGGTCGTCCTCCCCGATGCGGTGGACGTGGATCAGGTTGGTGGACCCTACTGTGCCAGGTGGCGCGCCGGCGACGATCACCACCAGGTCACCGCGCTTGTAACGACCCAGCTCAAGCAGCGATTTGTCGGCCTGGCGAATCATCTCGTCGGTGGAGTCCATGATCGGGACGATGAAGGTCTCGGTGCCCCAGGTCATG
This Mycobacterium simiae DNA region includes the following protein-coding sequences:
- a CDS encoding HdeD family acid-resistance protein; amino-acid sequence: MQPAEVPSMLPHLWKATLASGAMTLIVGIVVLAWPGISVLAAAIAFGVYLLITGVAQVMFAFSLQVSAGGRVLLFVSGAASLVLAVLAFRHFGNAVLLLAIWIGIGFIFRGVATTISAISDATLPGRGWSIVLGVLTLLAGLVVLASPFASIITLALVVGVWLVVIGVLEAVASFGIRKAARQLERGADPA
- the cydB gene encoding cytochrome d ubiquinol oxidase subunit II; this encodes MPLQELWFGVIAVLFLGFFILEGFDFGVGMLMEPFARSTRSIAGGDPEIHRRTALNTIGPVWDGNEVWLITAGAGMFAAFPGWYATVFSTLYLPLLAILFGMILRAVAIEWRGKIDDPGWRTRADIGIAAGSWLPAVLWGVAFAALVRGLPVDAAGHVHLSIGDVLNAYTLLGGLATAGLFLLYGAVFVMLKTSGAIRDDAHRFAVRLSLPVTGLVAAFGIWTQLAHGKNWTWLVLAVAVVAQLGAVALVWRRGSDGWAFTCTALVVAAVVILLFGVLYPNLVPSTLNPQWSVTIYNASSTPYTLKIMTWVTAFLAPLTVVYQAWTYWVFRQRISTDRIPPPIGLSRRPS
- the cydC gene encoding thiol reductant ABC exporter subunit CydC; translated protein: MRRSDPLLLAVGLLRPRLPRLLAAIALGVLSLGSALALAGVSAWLITRAWQMPPILDLSVAVVAVRMFAISRGVLHYCERLATHDTALRAAGVARTEIYHRLAHGSTAAAVRLHSGELVARVGADVDELANVVVRALVPIGVAAVLGVAATATVAIISPVAGAVLVLCLLGTGVVAPRLAGQAAATQEEVARQHRSERDTSAMIALEHAPELRVAGALPAVIADAHRRQLQWSDALDSAGKPAALAEAMPTAAVGISVLGAVIAGIGLAPAVAPTTLAVLMLLPLSAFEAMTPLPAAAIQLTRSRIAARRLLDLTPRASTPEPATPAPIPAGTARLSADAHCGHARGDAQQVTLDLAPGARLVVTGPSGSGKTTLLMTLAGLLPPLDGAVRLNGIDIGRFDAAVLPCAIGFFAEDAHIFATTVRDNLLVARGDCDDDELAAVLQAVGLGDWLADLPQGLSTVLTGGAQAVSAGQRRRLLLARAVLSPARIVLLDEPTEHLETADAERFLATLLTPDAGLMAGDRTVVIATHHLPAGMRCAELRVGSAIDGATSDADVA
- a CDS encoding bifunctional lysylphosphatidylglycerol flippase/synthetase MprF; this encodes MKSSSVDLLPKLRARERVVVHVDSLAARCLGAFALLGAACWLVAILAHHRVQPQWHYSDRLDWSLTVLAAVALIARGIFLGRPVTSLHAALAALCVVGGLGSHVLGFGLLGNVLIAGSGLVLMWPTASHPRPEDLPRAWALIDATTDDPLAPFTMQTGKSYFFNAAGTAALAYRTRMGFAVVGGDPIGEQAQFAQLVADFAAMCRTRGWRIAVVGCSEHRLELWTDPIILKQRLWAVPIGRDVVVDVSNFDMVGRKFRNLRQAVKRTHNAGITTEIVAEQELDDALLAELTDVVRASARGAHADRGFHMNLDGVLEGRFPGIHLIIARDAAGRVQGFHRYATAGGGSDISLDVPWRRRGAPNGIDERLSVDMIVTGKRTGAQRLSLSFAAFPEIFDEEHRGRVQWICYRLIHLLDPLIALESLYRYVRKFHALDRRRYALISLTQLLPLIVVLLSLEFMPRRRHL
- a CDS encoding adenylate/guanylate cyclase domain-containing protein, whose protein sequence is MAAKKCGAPPSRPDGSTRPDCKAAVRAETRARSQHYADSNARRVRVLNINALMGVLVCFVFAILGFWSGPAAYTIQIVNVCTGVIFACVPWLKRFGELVAPLTFIFTAYAAVVVTCWHVGTGGGVQYYLVTTASLVVLQLGIERIGLAALLATLGAALVITLQFLVPRSTGLEPPWAMTMSFVITTLSACAMVVVTVWYAMRDTQRAEAGMEAEYERSEALLANMLPASVAERLKEPERNVIADRYDEASVLFADMVGFTERASTTAPCDLVKFLDRLYSAFDELVDRHGLEKIKVSGDSYMVVSGVPRPRPDHVQALADFALDMVATAAELKDPHGLSVPLRIGFATGPVVAGVVGSRRFFYDVWGDAVNVAARMESTDSVGQIQVPEDVYERLKGEFVLQERGRIEVKGKGLMRTWYLIGRRPAPRDESDLAIETPRTTHGATV
- a CDS encoding acyl-CoA thioesterase II, which encodes MPAGLESDREPNTESASDFEELLAVLDLNRLGDDLFVGSHPSKNPMRTFGGQLMAQSFVAASRSLLRDDLPPSALSVHFVNGGDTAKDIEFHVVRLRDERRFANRRVDAVQDGVLLSTAMISYMSGGRGLEHAVDPPAVPPPHTQPPIGELLRGYEETVPHFVNALQPIEWRYTNDPAWVMRDKGERLPHNRVWLKALGTVPDDPVLHTATMVYSSDTTVLDSVITTHGLSWGFDRIFAASANHSVWFHRPVDFNDWVLYSTSSPVAADSRGLGTGHFFDGAGQLVATVVQEGVLKYFPRSGQ
- the cydD gene encoding thiol reductant ABC exporter subunit CydD; amino-acid sequence: MSCGVLISACAIGSAIVLARIVAGVITEPSTRHPHAWLGPLSILLALWVIRTVAHWLQARLGHRGASAVIADLNSQVLAAVTGRQPGELAAQRDAATAVVTRGLDGLRPYFTSYVPTLLLAAVLTPASVAVIACFDLKSTVIVVITLPLIPIFMVLIGLATADRSAAALAAMTTLQGRLLDLIAGVPTLRALGRASGPECRIGELAAAHRRSALATLRIAFLSALVLELLATLGVALIAVGIGLRLVFGEMSLATGLTVLLLAPDVYWPLRRIGVEFHAAQDGRTAADEAFALIGAPTATSGRSRTISAAGAHIRLHKLSVAGRDGRAPCELTAVLPPARVTVLTGGNGAGKTTTLQVIAGLTVPSSGRVTVDGIDVTELDPAHWWQQLSWLPQRPVLVPGTVEDNLHLFGELDDIENACAASGFDAVLRELPDGLNTALGRGGVGLSLGERQRLGLARAFGAAAPVLLLDEPTAHLDARTEGHVLRSIVERARAGVTVVLVGHRQSVVAIADQVVEVMSEGRARYAPV
- a CDS encoding cytochrome ubiquinol oxidase subunit I codes for the protein MNVVDVSRWQFGITTVYHFIFVPLTIGLAPLIAVMQTIWVATGNAAWYRLTKFFGKLFLINFAIGVATGIVQEFQFGMNWSQYSKFVGDIFGAPLAMEGLAAFFFESTFLGLWIFGWSRLPRLVHLACMWIVAISVNVSAFFIISANSFMQHPVGAHYNPSTRRAELDSIGALLSNNTGRAAFSHAVTGALLTAGTFVAAVSAWWLVRAHRNGDVDLGRVFRPAAILGCWVALLATVGLFFTGDQQGKLMFQQQPMKMASAESLCDTETDPDFSILTVGTHNNCDSVTRVIEVPYVLPFLAESKFSGVTLQGVRNIQQDYEQRFGPNDYRPNLFVTYWSFRMMIGLMAIPVLFALTTLWLTRRGRTPDKPWYSWFALLTIPTPFLANSAGWVFTEMGRQPWIVAPNPTGDQHVRLTVSAGVSDHAAGMVVTSLVTFTLVYALLAVIWFFLLKRYVVEGPLEHDAEPAPPKAPGDDEVAPLSFAY